The following coding sequences lie in one Methylomonas sp. UP202 genomic window:
- the mobH gene encoding MobH family relaxase: MFASLINRILGVAELEEDVPRYPPFAKGLPVRQPQKILESQAELIQKIRHYLSVTDEEYQLRVYPLILNYARFVHLLPASEKHHHRGAGGLFRHGLEVGYEAVYQSHGVLYGIDETPAKRKQLTPRWRLAIFIAGMLHDLGKPVTDIEIKSEDGRDTCNILGNDIETWAKKLKIQRYYLHWRANRHGDHEVVSAALINKIIIASVSEYLNEYGPTIYKEMLLTIAGTSHHSRMFGLVMDADYNSVERDLKENCIPIDPSIGAPIEWFILDAMRQLVKKGKWADNVKRAIVWRLKEGLFIVWDEAAEEICRLITQNNIPGIPKHPDTLADILFDRQLAVPYRIDAREVRRYWTIQPDCLDTPLRVLKLSDPRHVYPEAAPLIVNGQVIHIDDRDGQPDPIAGIDIVAATSARADDNVSTPGAPHHPLSAPETAPRAVVETEAREVLQVGSPNPAASSHAQLSPPTAVPDASEPREAAKLAEIQVARQWLASKSVAGDLLIKTIDSGSADHFQIQPKGRVLVLHQQIAVRIGQAPIEIVRALDAAEMIEVDPRKPMVKVTEIGGVKGVLLNQETSRNLAVLIHTRGSTPVSQQLGQTSEDALDTHPPAQRLAQTQAVKSGSLDDTHAIEQLIQSIKAFELPFAIKETEDGFIVDMVLLKQYIEDKQLFEFKQIFRYVFNRQDIQIDNTIDKFIVKKS; this comes from the coding sequence ATGTTTGCGAGTTTGATCAACCGGATATTGGGGGTCGCCGAGCTCGAAGAAGACGTGCCCCGTTACCCGCCGTTTGCCAAAGGCCTGCCGGTGAGACAACCCCAGAAAATATTGGAATCCCAAGCGGAGTTAATTCAAAAGATCAGACACTACTTGAGCGTAACGGACGAGGAATATCAACTGCGGGTATATCCATTGATACTCAATTACGCGCGATTTGTGCATTTGTTGCCGGCGTCCGAAAAGCATCACCATCGAGGGGCGGGCGGTTTATTCCGGCATGGACTGGAGGTGGGATACGAAGCCGTTTATCAGTCGCACGGTGTGTTATACGGCATAGACGAAACGCCGGCAAAACGCAAACAACTTACACCCCGCTGGCGGCTGGCGATTTTCATTGCCGGCATGCTGCATGATTTAGGCAAACCGGTCACCGATATCGAAATTAAATCGGAAGACGGGCGAGATACCTGCAATATTCTGGGCAACGACATTGAGACTTGGGCAAAGAAACTAAAAATCCAGCGCTATTATCTGCATTGGCGAGCGAATCGGCATGGCGACCACGAGGTGGTCTCGGCGGCATTGATCAACAAAATCATCATCGCAAGCGTTTCAGAATATTTAAACGAATACGGCCCAACCATCTATAAAGAAATGCTGCTGACGATTGCCGGCACGTCGCATCATTCAAGGATGTTTGGGTTGGTGATGGACGCGGATTACAACAGTGTTGAAAGGGACCTCAAGGAAAACTGTATTCCCATCGACCCGTCGATTGGAGCCCCCATCGAATGGTTCATATTGGATGCCATGCGGCAACTGGTTAAAAAGGGAAAATGGGCCGACAATGTCAAAAGGGCGATCGTCTGGCGATTGAAAGAAGGCCTGTTTATCGTCTGGGACGAAGCGGCCGAGGAGATTTGTCGCCTGATCACCCAAAACAATATTCCCGGTATTCCGAAACACCCGGATACCTTAGCCGACATCCTCTTCGATCGGCAGCTGGCCGTTCCGTATCGAATCGATGCGCGCGAGGTTAGACGATATTGGACGATTCAGCCGGACTGCCTGGATACGCCGCTCAGAGTGCTCAAGTTATCGGACCCTCGGCACGTGTATCCCGAAGCCGCACCCTTAATTGTCAACGGACAGGTGATCCACATCGACGATCGAGACGGGCAGCCTGATCCGATAGCAGGTATCGACATCGTGGCCGCCACGTCAGCCCGCGCTGACGACAACGTATCCACGCCTGGGGCGCCGCATCACCCACTGTCGGCACCGGAAACAGCGCCGAGAGCGGTCGTCGAAACCGAGGCGCGGGAAGTGCTTCAAGTCGGCTCGCCAAACCCGGCGGCATCGAGTCATGCCCAACTGAGCCCACCGACGGCCGTGCCGGACGCATCGGAACCGAGGGAGGCAGCAAAGCTTGCCGAGATTCAAGTCGCCAGGCAGTGGTTGGCGTCAAAATCCGTGGCGGGCGACTTACTGATAAAAACCATAGATTCCGGCTCGGCCGATCATTTTCAAATCCAACCGAAAGGCCGCGTCTTGGTGCTGCATCAGCAGATTGCCGTCCGGATAGGACAAGCCCCCATCGAGATTGTCAGGGCGCTGGATGCGGCCGAGATGATCGAAGTCGATCCGCGCAAGCCGATGGTCAAGGTGACCGAGATCGGCGGCGTCAAAGGCGTATTGCTGAATCAAGAAACCAGCCGAAACCTAGCGGTGCTGATTCACACGAGGGGGTCTACCCCGGTGTCCCAACAGCTTGGTCAGACTAGCGAAGACGCTCTGGACACGCATCCTCCGGCACAACGTCTCGCTCAGACTCAGGCAGTGAAATCGGGGTCACTCGACGATACCCATGCCATTGAGCAACTTATTCAATCTATTAAAGCCTTCGAACTGCCTTTTGCAATTAAAGAGACGGAGGACGGGTTTATCGTGGATATGGTATTGCTGAAGCAGTATATCGAAGATAAGCAGTTATTCGAGTTTAAACAGATATTTCGATATGTCTTCAACAGACAAGACATTCAAATCGACAATACCATTGATAAATTCATCGTCAAAAAGTCATGA
- the traD gene encoding conjugative transfer system coupling protein TraD (Members of this protein family are the putative conjugative coupling factor, TraD, as the term is used for the SXT and TOL plasmid systems.), producing the protein MKDEYDYQLPWRPNYEVTAIVVWFAFGLVAYVMVIFSGLPREPFNGLMAVCLLMAGRRLPSSARVWYRKYRLKYFKFQRFNVASLAGIVRRHPDQWWLGWGFEWNQQHAQLAYDIQKRDLTGLIPVNLDRMGATWIHGLGLSEGYIRQAIAHSAGHTLIVGTTGAGKTRLFDILVTQAVLRNEAVIIIDPKGDKDLKWCAERACRLSGSPQRFVYFHPAFPDQSVRIDPLKNFNRSSELASRIAAVSPGESGSDPFKAFGQKALDNIVQGLFAAEEQPSLVKLRTYLEGGPVPLVIKALARYFDKVLDFEWRASVGLKKQDFSDKTAQLLVRFYRERVQAEQQNTDLEGLISMFEHDRTHFSKMIASLLPLMNMLTSGSLGALLSPDQSDANDTRAITDAAEIIKGAQVAYIGLDSLSDSMVGSAIGSILLADLAAVAGDRYNHGIDNRPVNIFVDEAAEVINDPCIQLLNKGRGAKFRLFIATQTFADFSARLGSEAKARQILANLNNLIALRVMDAETQTYITDNLPKTRLKYVMRTQGVSTHSANPAVFSGNIGERLMEEEGDLFAPQLLGQLPDLHYIAKLSGGRIVKGRLPILISELDKEHTNVKSQTA; encoded by the coding sequence ATGAAAGACGAATACGACTATCAGCTACCCTGGCGGCCCAATTACGAAGTCACCGCGATTGTGGTCTGGTTCGCCTTTGGACTGGTGGCGTATGTCATGGTGATCTTTTCCGGATTGCCGCGCGAACCATTTAACGGGCTGATGGCGGTGTGTCTCTTGATGGCCGGTAGGCGTTTGCCGTCATCGGCTAGGGTGTGGTATCGCAAGTACCGTCTGAAGTATTTCAAATTCCAACGCTTCAACGTCGCCAGTCTTGCCGGGATCGTGCGGCGCCATCCCGACCAATGGTGGCTGGGTTGGGGCTTCGAGTGGAATCAGCAGCACGCCCAATTGGCCTACGACATCCAAAAACGCGATTTAACCGGCTTGATTCCGGTCAATCTTGATCGGATGGGGGCGACCTGGATCCACGGTCTGGGATTAAGCGAAGGCTACATCCGGCAAGCCATTGCGCATAGCGCCGGCCACACCCTGATCGTTGGCACCACCGGCGCCGGCAAGACCCGGCTGTTCGACATCCTGGTCACGCAGGCCGTACTGCGCAACGAAGCCGTGATTATCATCGACCCCAAGGGCGACAAAGATCTGAAATGGTGTGCCGAACGTGCCTGTAGGCTGTCCGGTTCGCCGCAGCGATTCGTCTACTTCCATCCGGCCTTTCCGGACCAGAGCGTGCGCATCGATCCTTTGAAGAATTTCAATCGCTCGTCCGAGCTGGCCAGCCGAATTGCCGCGGTCAGTCCCGGTGAGTCCGGCTCGGACCCCTTCAAGGCCTTCGGTCAGAAGGCGCTGGATAATATTGTGCAAGGGCTGTTTGCCGCCGAAGAACAACCGTCCTTGGTGAAACTTCGCACCTATCTGGAAGGCGGCCCCGTGCCCTTGGTCATTAAAGCGCTGGCCCGTTATTTCGACAAGGTCCTCGATTTCGAATGGCGTGCCAGTGTGGGTTTGAAGAAGCAGGACTTTAGCGATAAAACCGCGCAGTTGTTGGTCAGGTTCTATCGGGAGCGCGTGCAGGCGGAACAACAGAACACCGACCTGGAAGGGCTGATTTCCATGTTCGAACACGACCGCACCCATTTCAGCAAAATGATTGCCTCGCTGTTGCCGCTGATGAATATGCTGACCTCCGGCAGCTTAGGGGCCTTATTGTCGCCGGATCAAAGCGACGCGAACGATACGCGGGCCATCACCGATGCCGCCGAAATCATTAAAGGCGCCCAAGTGGCCTATATCGGCCTGGATTCCTTATCGGACAGCATGGTCGGTAGCGCAATCGGCTCCATACTGCTGGCGGATCTGGCGGCTGTCGCCGGCGACCGCTACAACCACGGCATCGACAACCGGCCGGTCAATATCTTCGTCGACGAAGCGGCCGAGGTGATTAACGACCCGTGCATCCAGCTCTTGAACAAAGGCCGCGGCGCCAAATTCCGCTTGTTCATCGCCACCCAAACCTTTGCCGACTTCTCGGCCCGATTGGGTTCCGAAGCCAAGGCTCGGCAAATACTGGCCAACCTCAACAACCTCATCGCGCTTCGCGTGATGGATGCCGAAACCCAAACCTACATTACCGATAACCTACCCAAAACCCGATTGAAATACGTCATGAGAACCCAGGGCGTTTCTACCCATTCAGCAAATCCAGCGGTATTTTCCGGAAATATCGGCGAACGGTTGATGGAGGAAGAGGGCGACTTATTCGCTCCGCAGCTATTAGGCCAATTGCCCGATCTGCACTACATCGCCAAATTGTCCGGCGGCCGCATCGTCAAGGGCCGCCTGCCGATACTCATTTCTGAATTGGATAAGGAACACACGAATGTCAAATCCCAAACGGCGTAA
- a CDS encoding DUF4400 domain-containing protein, with the protein MTKSLFVTFILWIAEVFLVAVLVSDRWLTDMQDTEDRMIVEYLGADHDRRIREEATSVFNALLVQTGIQQNVYHFFIPTTAEREKSVGFEHFGQTDYFPFVQSKLDVLFGTFYQSLRRLFLLLSWWPFLIASVIPSAVDGLVQRKIKQSNFDYSSPLAHRYSFYAVIGIVYLLLLGLTFPFPIPPQAMPIACVLIALAMNIYFAHTQKRV; encoded by the coding sequence ATGACCAAAAGCCTCTTTGTCACCTTCATCTTGTGGATCGCCGAAGTGTTTTTGGTCGCGGTATTGGTCTCCGATCGCTGGCTGACCGATATGCAAGACACCGAAGACCGGATGATCGTCGAATACCTCGGCGCCGATCACGATCGGCGCATCCGCGAGGAGGCCACCTCGGTATTCAATGCCTTATTGGTGCAAACCGGCATTCAACAAAACGTTTACCACTTTTTCATTCCCACGACAGCGGAGCGCGAGAAATCGGTCGGTTTTGAGCACTTTGGGCAGACCGATTATTTTCCGTTTGTCCAAAGCAAATTGGACGTGTTGTTCGGGACCTTTTACCAATCGCTACGGCGTTTGTTTTTGCTGTTATCGTGGTGGCCGTTTTTAATCGCCTCCGTTATCCCCAGCGCGGTGGACGGCTTGGTGCAACGCAAAATCAAGCAATCCAACTTCGATTACTCCAGTCCTCTAGCGCACCGCTATAGCTTCTACGCCGTCATCGGCATCGTCTACTTGCTGCTGCTCGGCTTGACCTTCCCATTTCCGATTCCGCCGCAAGCCATGCCGATCGCCTGTGTCCTGATCGCCTTGGCCATGAACATCTATTTTGCCCACACCCAAAAACGCGTTTAA
- a CDS encoding thermonuclease family protein, translating into MSSYRWNVRLIPLLTLLAFAGVGHAETLSGQVVGVHDGDTLTLLTATAQTVKVRLANIDAPESDQAYGQVAKLGLANAVLGRAITVDATQRDFYGRVVGQVSYQGRDINLEQVANGLAWVYRQFTDDPVYLQAEQAASQAKIGLWQDPAPVAPWLFRHH; encoded by the coding sequence ATGTCATCGTACCGCTGGAATGTCCGCCTGATACCGCTGCTAACACTGCTGGCCTTTGCCGGCGTGGGGCATGCCGAAACGCTCAGTGGTCAAGTGGTGGGCGTCCACGATGGCGATACCTTAACGCTCCTCACAGCGACGGCCCAGACCGTCAAAGTACGTCTGGCCAACATTGACGCTCCGGAAAGCGATCAAGCCTACGGGCAAGTCGCCAAGCTCGGCTTAGCCAATGCCGTGCTCGGTCGTGCAATCACCGTCGACGCTACTCAGCGCGATTTTTACGGCCGCGTGGTAGGGCAAGTCAGTTATCAGGGGCGAGACATCAATCTAGAGCAAGTCGCCAACGGGCTGGCTTGGGTGTATCGGCAATTCACCGACGATCCGGTCTACCTGCAAGCCGAACAGGCTGCGAGTCAGGCAAAAATAGGCTTGTGGCAAGATCCGGCGCCGGTGGCGCCGTGGCTGTTCCGGCATCATTAA
- a CDS encoding MBOAT family O-acyltransferase, whose amino-acid sequence MLFTAPEFMYLFLPTILGLWWWFVSRNYGKSAQWLIVGSSVLFYAAWSTQYAALLVANAILNFYWGKRIARTRSAVLLRLGILYNLVLLAYFKYADFLIETANALTGHQWPLLQVVLPLGISFFTFQAIAYLVDCGKGQVEDFDIGSFAFSISFFPHLIAGPILHYSDVMPQLRQGIRFDPERMTKGLFLFAVGLSKKTVIADRLAGVVDPLFTLSDQLTLCEAWTAALGYGLQIYFDFSGYCDMAIGIGLMFGIALPQNFNSPYQAVTIADFWQRWHMTLSRFLRDYLYIPLGGSREGFGRGLAAAAVTMLLGGLWHGAAWTFVAWGAMHGGMIALYRLWTKTGYALPRCLASTLTLCGVFLAWVLFRADSMAQALQIWQAMLGLNGLKIPVMLAGWFAPDTVPISGLVNGLDMLALGILLVICLRYRHAQAQLDTFNPGFKALVAFAGLFFAGTWLSAAHESFIYWSF is encoded by the coding sequence ATGCTGTTTACCGCGCCGGAATTCATGTACTTGTTTCTGCCGACGATCCTGGGGTTGTGGTGGTGGTTCGTGTCGCGCAACTACGGAAAGAGCGCGCAGTGGCTCATTGTCGGCAGTTCCGTGCTGTTCTATGCGGCATGGAGCACCCAGTATGCCGCACTCCTCGTCGCCAACGCCATCTTGAATTTCTACTGGGGCAAACGTATTGCCCGTACCCGCTCTGCCGTCTTGCTCAGACTTGGTATTCTCTACAACTTGGTTTTGCTGGCCTATTTCAAGTACGCCGACTTTCTGATCGAGACAGCGAACGCGCTCACCGGCCACCAATGGCCTTTGTTGCAGGTGGTCTTGCCGCTTGGGATTTCGTTCTTCACCTTTCAGGCGATTGCCTATCTGGTCGATTGCGGCAAAGGCCAGGTCGAGGATTTCGATATCGGCAGCTTTGCCTTTTCGATCTCGTTTTTCCCGCACCTGATTGCCGGTCCGATTCTGCATTACTCGGACGTGATGCCGCAGTTGCGTCAAGGTATCCGCTTCGATCCGGAACGGATGACCAAAGGCCTGTTCTTGTTTGCAGTGGGTTTAAGCAAGAAAACCGTGATCGCCGATCGATTGGCCGGCGTCGTGGATCCGCTGTTTACCCTGAGCGATCAACTCACGCTTTGCGAAGCTTGGACAGCTGCGTTGGGTTACGGCTTGCAAATCTATTTCGACTTTTCGGGCTACTGCGACATGGCCATCGGGATCGGACTGATGTTCGGTATCGCGTTACCGCAAAACTTCAATTCACCGTACCAAGCCGTCACGATCGCCGACTTTTGGCAACGCTGGCATATGACGCTCTCGCGTTTTCTGCGCGACTACCTCTACATCCCGCTGGGCGGTAGCCGGGAAGGCTTTGGTCGCGGATTAGCGGCCGCGGCCGTCACCATGCTGCTGGGCGGCTTATGGCACGGCGCCGCCTGGACCTTCGTCGCCTGGGGCGCGATGCACGGCGGCATGATAGCGCTTTACCGGCTATGGACCAAAACCGGGTACGCACTACCTCGTTGTCTGGCAAGCACATTGACACTGTGTGGCGTATTCCTGGCCTGGGTGCTATTCCGGGCAGACAGCATGGCCCAGGCCTTACAGATTTGGCAAGCGATGCTGGGACTCAACGGTCTGAAGATACCGGTGATGTTGGCCGGCTGGTTTGCGCCAGACACGGTTCCGATATCGGGGTTGGTCAACGGTCTGGATATGCTCGCCCTCGGCATCCTACTGGTGATTTGTCTGCGTTACCGGCATGCGCAAGCGCAACTCGACACCTTCAACCCCGGTTTCAAGGCACTAGTCGCCTTTGCCGGTTTGTTTTTCGCCGGCACTTGGTTATCAGCCGCCCATGAAAGCTTCATCTACTGGTCGTTTTAG
- a CDS encoding IS5 family transposase (programmed frameshift) → MDQPQQLSFADAEYANKGKVTRREKFLDQLEGLLPWSLMVAVIEPHYASGKGRGRKPFPLNAMLHVHVAQIVYNYSDPGMEDALYEIESLRRFCGIRLEAVPDESTILQFRHLLEAHGLTEQIFQAINQTLGERGLFLKAGTIVDASLIAAPTSTKNQDKARDPEMHASKKGNQWFFGSKFHIGVDSETGLVHSLKVTSGNVSDIVEAASLLHGEEQFVHGDAGYQGLDKRPEMSSDNPPDCVIAMRPGKLTKLAKDESEQAQRLRQAARELASRRAKVEHVFRDIKIRFGYAKNRYRGLAKNAARLTFLTAIANVIRGDAYERRSLIASEI, encoded by the exons ATGGACCAGCCCCAACAACTCAGTTTTGCCGATGCCGAATACGCCAACAAAGGTAAAGTCACCCGGCGCGAGAAGTTTCTCGACCAGCTCGAAGGCTTATTGCCGTGGTCGCTGATGGTGGCGGTGATCGAGCCGCATTATGCGTCTGGTAAAGGACGCGGGCGCAAGCCGTTTCCCTTGAATGCCATGCTACACGTGCATGTCGCGCAGATTGTCTACAACTATTCCGATCCTGGAATGGAAGATGCGCTCTACGAGATTGAATCGCTACGGCGCTTTTGCGGTATCCGCCTGGAAGCCGTGCCGGATGAAAGCACGATTTTGCAGTTCCGGCACCTGTTGGAAGCACACGGGCTCACCGAGCAGATCTTTCAGGCGATCAACCAAACCTTGGGAGAGCGAGGGCTGTTTTTA AAAGCCGGCACCATCGTCGATGCCAGCCTGATTGCCGCACCGACCTCGACCAAAAACCAAGACAAAGCGCGCGATCCCGAGATGCATGCCAGCAAGAAAGGCAATCAATGGTTTTTCGGCAGCAAATTCCACATCGGCGTCGATAGCGAAACCGGCTTAGTGCATAGCCTCAAAGTCACCTCGGGCAACGTCAGCGACATAGTAGAAGCCGCCTCTTTGCTACACGGCGAAGAACAGTTCGTCCACGGCGATGCCGGTTATCAAGGTTTGGATAAACGCCCCGAGATGTCCAGCGACAACCCGCCAGACTGCGTGATCGCGATGCGTCCAGGCAAGCTGACCAAGCTCGCGAAAGACGAGAGCGAACAGGCCCAGCGCCTTCGCCAAGCCGCGCGGGAACTGGCCAGTCGCCGCGCCAAGGTCGAACACGTCTTTCGGGATATTAAAATTCGGTTTGGTTATGCCAAGAACCGCTATCGCGGCTTGGCTAAAAACGCCGCCCGACTGACCTTTTTGACGGCCATTGCCAATGTCATTCGCGGGGATGCGTATGAACGTCGCAGCCTCATTGCGTCTGAAATTTAA
- a CDS encoding SOS response-associated peptidase: MCGRYSLTATSGALAEHFQVLKSIRTQPRYNIPPGQKILNIVERADGTRKAVNLWWGLVPPWAKDRKIGWKLSNARRETLTEKPAFREAVKHQRCLIPADGYYEWQQRADGKQAFHIHRADRGLFAFAGLWEQWQSGPEALYSCTIITTAANVRMQTVHERMPVIIPPDQYHAWLDKAAGADAVLSLLENDAYADITLTAVSDWVNKPQHDDAKCIEPYIIRNLVPLIYLAFLSIKNHF, translated from the coding sequence ATGTGTGGCCGTTACAGCTTGACCGCAACCAGCGGAGCACTAGCCGAGCATTTCCAGGTGCTGAAGTCGATTCGCACGCAACCCCGTTATAACATTCCGCCCGGCCAGAAAATTCTGAATATCGTCGAGCGCGCCGACGGGACGCGCAAAGCCGTGAATTTGTGGTGGGGTTTGGTACCGCCTTGGGCCAAGGATCGCAAGATCGGCTGGAAATTGAGCAACGCCCGCCGGGAGACCCTCACTGAAAAGCCGGCCTTTCGGGAAGCCGTAAAACACCAACGGTGTTTGATTCCCGCCGACGGCTATTACGAATGGCAACAGCGCGCTGACGGCAAGCAAGCTTTTCACATACATCGCGCCGATCGCGGCTTGTTCGCCTTTGCCGGACTGTGGGAGCAGTGGCAATCAGGTCCGGAGGCTTTGTATTCCTGCACCATCATTACCACCGCCGCCAACGTCCGGATGCAAACCGTTCACGAACGCATGCCGGTGATTATTCCGCCCGATCAATATCATGCTTGGTTGGACAAAGCCGCCGGGGCCGACGCGGTATTGTCGTTACTCGAAAACGATGCTTATGCCGACATCACGCTGACAGCGGTTAGCGATTGGGTTAATAAACCCCAGCATGATGATGCAAAATGTATTGAGCCTTATATAATACGCAACCTGGTTCCATTGATATACTTGGCATTTCTTTCGATAAAGAATCACTTCTGA
- the umuD gene encoding translesion error-prone DNA polymerase V autoproteolytic subunit, producing the protein MGFFRPKRWLSALCLPLFAGKVSAGFPSPAADYVDKTLDLNELLIQKPAATFFVRAQGDSMLGAGIHPNDILVVDRSVEPVSGKIVICALNGELTVKRLVFEQEHWRLCAENPDYPDLILSDELELVIWGVVTSVIHPV; encoded by the coding sequence TTGGGGTTCTTTCGACCCAAGCGATGGTTGTCGGCGCTATGCTTGCCGCTGTTCGCCGGCAAGGTATCGGCGGGCTTCCCGTCGCCGGCGGCCGATTACGTCGATAAAACCCTCGATCTGAACGAGCTGTTGATCCAAAAACCGGCGGCGACCTTCTTTGTGCGGGCTCAAGGCGACTCGATGCTCGGTGCCGGCATTCATCCCAATGACATTCTGGTAGTGGATCGCTCCGTGGAACCGGTGTCGGGTAAGATTGTGATCTGCGCGTTGAACGGCGAGCTGACGGTTAAACGTCTGGTTTTCGAACAAGAACACTGGCGGTTGTGCGCCGAGAATCCGGATTACCCCGATTTGATCCTGTCGGACGAACTAGAGCTGGTGATTTGGGGAGTAGTCACCAGCGTCATTCATCCGGTTTGA
- a CDS encoding IS5 family transposase: MPRQMFTDEYWNKFKAILLSVRIYDKPTLRQTVEGIFYRMRIGCPWRDLPATFGKWNAVYKRFNAWSLQEKLMGIFQELVVDPDLEWTFIDGSIVKAHQHSSGAAHERETAIGKSVAGNTTKIHMAVDACGLPIHFSVTGGEVHDCKEAPELVAKLPLANYMIADKGYDSEPLRIQIREKGAEPIIPRKQNSTIGNDAVDWCLYKYRHLVENVFARLKHFRAIATRYDKLKRNFESVIALACAFIWLPM; the protein is encoded by the coding sequence ATGCCGCGACAAATGTTTACGGATGAATACTGGAATAAATTCAAAGCCATCCTGTTGAGCGTGAGGATTTACGACAAGCCGACGCTTCGGCAAACGGTAGAAGGTATTTTTTATCGCATGCGAATCGGCTGTCCTTGGCGAGATCTGCCGGCAACGTTTGGCAAGTGGAATGCCGTGTATAAGCGATTCAATGCCTGGTCGCTTCAAGAAAAACTGATGGGCATCTTTCAGGAGCTGGTTGTGGATCCGGATTTGGAGTGGACATTCATTGATGGCAGTATTGTGAAAGCGCATCAACATAGTAGCGGCGCAGCCCATGAACGGGAAACGGCGATCGGAAAATCGGTAGCGGGTAACACCACCAAAATCCATATGGCCGTGGATGCCTGCGGGCTGCCCATTCATTTCTCGGTCACGGGCGGCGAAGTCCACGATTGTAAAGAAGCACCGGAATTAGTGGCGAAGCTTCCCTTGGCTAACTATATGATTGCTGACAAAGGCTATGACAGCGAACCCTTACGGATTCAAATTCGAGAGAAAGGTGCTGAGCCAATCATTCCAAGAAAGCAGAATTCAACCATTGGCAACGATGCTGTGGATTGGTGCCTCTACAAATATCGCCACCTGGTTGAAAATGTGTTTGCGAGACTGAAACATTTCAGAGCCATCGCGACGCGGTATGACAAACTGAAACGCAATTTTGAAAGCGTCATCGCTCTGGCTTGCGCTTTTATATGGTTGCCCATGTAA